In Thermodesulfobacteriota bacterium, the DNA window AGGTGGTAGTGATGTTGAAGAGTATATCGGCGTCGGTAATATTTGATCAGTATCCTGAGATAAAGAAGGAACTCAAGCTGTGGAGGAGTGATTTTTGGGAGAAGGGATATTTTGTAAGAACAGTAGGGGATGAGGTAAGGGTGGAAGTGATACGTAAGTACATAGAGTATCATAAGCATGAGGAGGTAAGTGCCAAGCAACTCAATCTTTTTTAAGAAGCCCCCACCTGTGGTGGGGAAGCTTCACTGTATAATTAAGAGCATACAATGAGAAGAGTAGGTATAATCCTTGACGCAGAAAATATATCTGACATAGTTGATCTATCTCATAATGCCGAAGCGGCTGGTTTTGATTCGGTTTGGGCTACTGAACTATATAGAACATCCTTTCAGCAGCTTTCAGTAGCTGCTCTTTCTACAAAAAATATAAGATTGGGTACTGCAGTTTCTCTAGCATTCGCACGCAGCCCTCTTATAACTTCTTTGAGTGCTCTGGATTTAGATGAGTTATCTAAAGGAAGATTAATTTTGGGATTGGGCTCTGGCGCCAAGCGTACAAATGAAAATTTTCACGGCTTAGCCTATGGCAAGCCAGTAACAAGAATAAAAGAGTGTATTGAGTTAATTAGACTCATAACAGGTGACACTAAAAAGCATGACCCCATTAAATTTGAAGGTGAATATTATAATGTGAATTTAAGTGGTTATCACAGGCC includes these proteins:
- the tnpA gene encoding IS200/IS605 family transposase, whose product is MADHVHISLSFSPGLSIAKVVVMLKSISASVIFDQYPEIKKELKLWRSDFWEKGYFVRTVGDEVRVEVIRKYIEYHKHEEVSAKQLNLF